GGGTAATATCAGAGTAGGCAAATTTTCAATTTTCAATTTTGCAATTTTCAATCAATTTTGCAATGACTCAATTTTCAAACACGAACGACGTCGTCGTCATTGAGACGTTGAAAATTTATTGAAAATTGAAAATTGAGAATTGGAAATTGCGATAGCTATGCCTTCCTTCACCTACAAGGCCAAAAAAACCGACGGTGCCGAATACGACGGCACCTTCGACGGCGTTGATCGCTTCGCGCTCTTTCACCATATCCGCGAGGAGGGCGGCACGGTGGTCTCGTTTGAGGAGAAAGGAGGAGAGAAACGCCGTGCGTTCCATGTGAACCTCGAGTCGATTAACGCGTTTTTGAGCCGGGTCAGAGAGCACGATAAAATTTCTCTCGCGAGGAACCTCGGCGCGATGCTATCCGCCGGGCTCTCCGTCTCCCGCGCGCTCGAGATTCTCGATCGCCAGATGCGGCACCCAGCGCTCCGGAGAGTCTTCGGGCACCTCCAGGGCTCAATCAGCGCCGGCAAAACGCTCCATGAGGGGCTCTCCGCGTTTCCGCGCGTGTTCCCGCCGCTTTTTATCGCGATGGTGCGGGCAGGGGAGGAGAGCGGCGGGCTCGCACAGGCGCTCGCGCTCATTTCGACCCAGATGGAACAAACGTATCTTCTCAAAAAACGTATTCGCGGCGCAATGATGTACCCGACGATCGTCCTCTGCGCCATGGTAGCGGTTGGCGCGGCAATGATGGTCTATGTGGTGCCGACCCTCTCGGACACCTTTCGCGAACTCAAGGTAGAACTTCCCACGAGTACGCGCATCATCATCGGCATTAGCGATTTTATGAAAGCGCACTATCTGCTTGCGTTTGGTGGAGCCGTAGCGGCAATCGTGGGCTTTTTCGCGCTCCTCCGCACGCGTCTTGGTCGCCGCGCCAAGGAGATCGTCCTACTCTATACCCCGATCATTCGCCCCTTGGTCCAGGAGACGAATGCCGCGCGCGTCGCCCGCACGCTCTCCTCGCTCCTCTCTGCCGGCGTGGCGATTACCCACGCCTTTGAGATTACTGCCGACGTGGTGCAGCACAGCTCATTTCGCGCCGTGCTCGTCGAGGCCGAGGGGCGAATTCAGAAAGGGACGTCGATTGCGGATGTGTTCCGCGCCGCCGAACATCTTTATCCGCCGTTCGTCTCCGAGATGATCGCGGTTGGCGAGGAGACAGGCGATCTCTCCGCAATGCTTGTGCGCGTCGCTGATTTCTACGAGGAGGAAGTATCGCGCAAGACCAAGGACATGTCAACGGTCATCGAACCGTTTCTTATGGTGACGATCGGCGCCGGCGTCGGCTTCTTTGCCGTGTCCATGATCCAGCCCATTTATTCGTTATCGTCGGCAATTTAGGTTTGTATAGCGCAAAGTGCTGCTAGAATTTTCAATTTACAATTTTCAATTTTCATTAAATTTTCAATTCCTCAATTTTCAAACACGAACGACGCCGCCGGCATTGAATCATTGACACATTGAAAATTGCAAAATTGAAAATTTAAGATACGGCGAGCACTTTGGTTTTGGCATGTGATATTAGTGCGACTACCAGTATTTATGCGCGGTTTCACTTTAATTGAAATTCTTATCTCTGTTGCAGTCATTGCGATTCTCGCAAGCATTGCGACAATCTCGTTTACGGGCCTCCGCGAGCGGCAGGCGCTTTCAATCGGCGTCGAGGAGGTGCGCACACTCCTCTCTCGTGCCCGGGCGCGCACGCTTGCCGCGGAAGATGACAGCGTTTTCGGGCTCCACATAACCACTTCATCAGTCACGCTTTTTCGGGGTGTGACGTACAATCCTGCTGCAGGAGACAATGAACTGCATGTGCTCGATTCGCTCGTGACGATTTCCGCCCACGCACTTGCTGGCGGCGGCGCGGACGTGGTATTCGACAAACGAACTGGGATGACGAGTGATTACGGTACGATAACGGTGGCTCTCGCGAGTGACGTGAGCGAGAATAAGGTCATCACGATTGCGCAGACGGGGCTTGTGGAATAGCGAAATGGCCAAGGCAGCTGGTCGGGCCGAATTTTCAATTTACAATTTTCAATCAATTTTCAATTACCCAATTCTCAAACACGACGCCGTCCGTAATTGAGTCATTGAAACATTGAAAATTTATTGAAAATTGAGAATTGGAAATTTAATTGCGGTTATGTTGCTTACTACCAAGCCACCACGGGGCTTCAGCCTCGTTGAGGTCGTCGTCGGTTCCGCCATCATTCTCATCGTGCTCGGCGGGCTTATTGCCGCGTTCACTCGCTACGCAGCGACGCTTTTCCGCACTACCGATCGGGTACAAGCAACGTATCTTGCCGAGGAGGGGATTGAAGTGGCGCGTATCCTCCGCGACGCG
This genomic window from bacterium contains:
- a CDS encoding type II secretion system F family protein, coding for MPSFTYKAKKTDGAEYDGTFDGVDRFALFHHIREEGGTVVSFEEKGGEKRRAFHVNLESINAFLSRVREHDKISLARNLGAMLSAGLSVSRALEILDRQMRHPALRRVFGHLQGSISAGKTLHEGLSAFPRVFPPLFIAMVRAGEESGGLAQALALISTQMEQTYLLKKRIRGAMMYPTIVLCAMVAVGAAMMVYVVPTLSDTFRELKVELPTSTRIIIGISDFMKAHYLLAFGGAVAAIVGFFALLRTRLGRRAKEIVLLYTPIIRPLVQETNAARVARTLSSLLSAGVAITHAFEITADVVQHSSFRAVLVEAEGRIQKGTSIADVFRAAEHLYPPFVSEMIAVGEETGDLSAMLVRVADFYEEEVSRKTKDMSTVIEPFLMVTIGAGVGFFAVSMIQPIYSLSSAI
- a CDS encoding prepilin-type N-terminal cleavage/methylation domain-containing protein; its protein translation is MRGFTLIEILISVAVIAILASIATISFTGLRERQALSIGVEEVRTLLSRARARTLAAEDDSVFGLHITTSSVTLFRGVTYNPAAGDNELHVLDSLVTISAHALAGGGADVVFDKRTGMTSDYGTITVALASDVSENKVITIAQTGLVE